In Mycolicibacterium nivoides, the DNA window AACGCCACACAGGTCTGGTGGATTCGGCCCGGCCAGGCTGTCGCGGTGCCCTCGGTGCGGGCGGGCTGCAGGATGCGGTCGGCGACGGCGCCGAGCAGTTCCTGTTTGTTGGCGAAGTGCCAGTACAGCGCGCCCGGGCTGACATTGAGCTCACGGGCCAGGCGCCGCATCGTCAGGTCGGCGATGCCGTAGTTGTCCAGGATGGCCGTCGCCGCATCCACCACGTCGGGTTTGTGGAGTTGCACACCGTTACCCTAGCCTGAACGGTGTTCAATTGTCGGCACCGCCGACGTGTTCAATCGTCGGCACCGCCGACGTGTTCAGTTGTCGGGCTCGATCGATGTGTTCAACCGTCGGCCCGACAGGCAGACGATCCACAGGAGGACTTTCGGTGACGCAGGCAGCCGTAGACGTACTGGGCATGGCTCGCGAGCAGGTTCTGGAGCGTGGCGTCGGCCTCGACCGGGATCAGACGCTGCAGGTGCTGCAGCTTCCCGACGACCAGCTCGAGGAGCTGCTGGCCCTGGCCCACGAGGTCCGGATGAAGTGGTGCGGTCCCGAGGTCGAGGTCGAGGGCATCATCAGCCTCAAGACCGGCGGCTGCCCGGAGGACTGCCACTTCTGTTCACAGTCGGGCCTGTTCGCCTCCCCGGTGCGCAGCGCCTGGCTCGACATCCCGAGCCTTGTCGAGGCCGCCAAGCAGACCGCCAAGACCGGTGCCACCGAGTTCTGCATCGTGGCTGCGGTGCGTGGCCCCGACGAGCGGCTGCTGGCCCAGGTGGCCGCTGGTATCGAGGCGATCCGCAACGAGGTCGACATCCAGATCGCGTGCTCGCTGGGCATGCTGACCCAGGAGCAGGTGGACCGCCTCAAGGAAATGGGCGTGCACCGCTACAACCACAATCTGGAGACGGCGCAGTCGTTCTTCCCCAATGTCGTCACGACCCACTCCTGGGAAGAGCGCTGGGGCACGCTGGAGATGGTGCGTGAGGCCGGTATGGAGGTCTGCTGCGGCGGCATCCTGGGCATGGGGGAGACGCTGGAGCAGCGTGCCGAGTTCGCCGCCAACCTGGCCGAGCTGAACCCGCACGAGGTGCCGCTGAACTTCCTCAACCCTCGCCCGGGCACACCGTTCGGCGATCTCGAGGTGCTGCCGGCGTCGGAGGCGCTCAAGGCGGTGGCCGCGTTCCGGCTGGCGCTGCCGCGCACCATGCTGCGCTTCGCCGGTGGCCGTGAGATCACCCTCGGTGACCTCGGCGCCAAGCAGGGCATCCTGGGCGGCATCAACGCCGTCATCGTCGGCAACTACCTGACCACGCTGGGTCGCCCGGCCGAGTCGGACCTGGAATTGCTCGACGATCTGCAGATGCCGATCAAGGCCCTCAACGCCAGCCTGTAGAACAGGGTGGTGATGATCGAGGAAACGCCGGCTCTGCCCGCGCCCGTCGGCGCCGGCCTCTACAACGTCTACACCGGGGTCCAGGCTGACGCGGCGAACGGAGCTGCGCTTCCCACCGCGGCTCAGCTCGGCCTAGAACCGCCGCGGTTCTGTGCCGAGTGCGGCCGCCGGATGATCGTCCAGGTGCGGCCGACCGGGTGGTGGGCCAAGTGCTCGCGGCATGGGCAGGTGGATTCGACGGACCTGGATACGCGGCGATGAGCCTCTCGGGCGAAGAGCAGAAGGCACCGATGAGCCTCTCGGGCGAAGAGCAGAAGGCACCGATGAGCCTCTCGGGCGAAGAGCAGAAGGCACCGATGAGCCTCTCGGGCGAAGAGCAGATGCTGTCGGTCGACCCGGCCCCCGCTGATATCCCGGGCGCACCGCGCGTTTCGCGTCAGCGGGCGGTACTGATCGTCATCGCCGCTCTTGCCGTGGCGGGTGCCGTCGTCGGTGCGCTGTGGGCGTTCCTGGCCCCCGGAGTGCATGGCGTGGTGGCGTTGACCCGCAGCGGTGACCGGGTGCACGCCTACCTGGGCGGCGAATCCGACCACTTCTTCACCTCGGCGTTCATATTCGTCGGCTTGCTCGTCGTCCTGGGCGTCGTGGCGGCGGTGGCACTGTGGCAGTGGACCCCGCACCGCGGGCCGGTTCTGGTCGCCGCGTTGTCCGCCGGTTGTGCGGTGGCCACGGCGGTGGCCGCGGGTGTCGGTGCGGCACTTGCGCATTGGCGGTTCGGTTCGCTCGATATCGCGGGTGCACCGGTCACACCGGACAACCGTGTCCACTATGTGGTGGAAGCGGCGTCGGTCTTCTTCGGGCACACGCCGCTGCAGATCGCCGGCACGATCCTGTTCCCGGCGGCGATGGCCGCGATGGTCTACGCGTTGATCGCGGTCTCGACGGTTCGCGATGATCTGGGCGCCTGGCCCCCTGTGCAGACGCCGACGTATCCGGTGATTCCGCCGGTGATCAGTTCACCTGGGGCTTGACAGCAGCCGCCTCGAACAGCTCGACGGGGTTGCCGTCGGGATCGCTGAGCTGGATCTGCCTGCCGCCGGGCCCTGTCTCCACCGTGTTGCGGAACACGATGCCGGCACCGCGCAACTCTGTGATGGCCGCGTCGAGGTCATCGACCTCGAGCACGAATCGGTTGTTGCCTCCGGGTGTCTGCGGGGTGCCGTCAGGCAGTTGACGTGCGCCCGAGCTTCCCGGCCCGCTCAAGAACAGGGTGAGATGGCCGTTGGCCACCGACGCGAACGCCGGTCCGCCACGGAGGGCGATATCAAACCCGAGATGCTCGGTGTAGAAAGCGACCGCGCGTTCGACGTCGGTGACCTGGTAGCGGACTGCGCCGGTTCGGTAGGTGATGGATCCAGACATGACCGCAGTCTGCCGACCTCCGCGGCGGATGTATTGAACAAAATTGACCTATGGCTCAAGCGCGATGTGGTCGTCCTTCGCGACGTACCCGCTTCGGCGTAGTTGCTCGGCGGGTGTCATCCCGGAGAATTCCTGGAACTCCCGGATCATGTGTGACTGGTCGGCGTATCCGTGCTCGGTGGCGAAGATGGACCAATGCGGCGCTGACAGTGCCCCGGAGACGGCGTCGTGTGCGTGCCGGAACCGCTGCAGGCGGGCAAACCGTTTGGGTGGCATTCCGACCTGGGTCGTGAACAGCTGGATCAGCCTGCGGTGGCTGAAGCCGACTTCGCGGGCCAGTTTTTCGATCGGCGGTTGGCGGCCGAGGCTGAGGGTGTTCACGGCAAAGGCCACTTCACGTGTCAGTTCGCGGTCGTCGTGTAGCCGGGCGAGCAATGCGCGTTCGACGATCGCCAGGCGTTGTGTGATCGACTTTGCCGCGCAGACCTCGGAACGGAGGTCGGCAACCGCGCCGTTCCACACCGCGTCGAGATTGATGTGAGCGCCGAGTAGCTCGTCCGGTGATACTCCGAGGACTGCGCGTACGCCGCCCGGCTTGAAATGCACGCCGACCATGGCGGTGTGCTCGCTGGCGTCGATGTCGAACGGCCGGGCGTAGGGGCCCGAGACCACGGTTCCCGAAAATCGTTGTGAACCTTGATGGTTCGTTATGGTGACGGCGTCAGCGCTGAGATTGATGACGAGTTCGGTGGTGCCGGTGGGCAGGATTCGCTCGGCGGAATACGTGGGTCCGTCCGCAATACACCACAAGTGGTCGACGCTGTTGCGCAAGGCCACCGACGGGGGTTGACGGATGTAACGCATCTACCCCCATTGTGCCAGCTCCCGGCAGATCAGAGCGGGCGTCGCCGGACAGTGCGTCCCAAGGCGACCTTGGTGGCGATTCCGGCCAGCCGCGCCATGCCCATGTAGGTGATCGGGTTGAGCAGGGTCGGCCACTTGGACCGCACCAGGTTGGCGGTCAGTGGGCGATCGGCGAACCGGTCTGTCAGCCAGCGCAGCGC includes these proteins:
- the bioB gene encoding biotin synthase BioB, yielding MAREQVLERGVGLDRDQTLQVLQLPDDQLEELLALAHEVRMKWCGPEVEVEGIISLKTGGCPEDCHFCSQSGLFASPVRSAWLDIPSLVEAAKQTAKTGATEFCIVAAVRGPDERLLAQVAAGIEAIRNEVDIQIACSLGMLTQEQVDRLKEMGVHRYNHNLETAQSFFPNVVTTHSWEERWGTLEMVREAGMEVCCGGILGMGETLEQRAEFAANLAELNPHEVPLNFLNPRPGTPFGDLEVLPASEALKAVAAFRLALPRTMLRFAGGREITLGDLGAKQGILGGINAVIVGNYLTTLGRPAESDLELLDDLQMPIKALNASL
- a CDS encoding DUF2567 domain-containing protein, which translates into the protein MSLSGEEQKAPMSLSGEEQMLSVDPAPADIPGAPRVSRQRAVLIVIAALAVAGAVVGALWAFLAPGVHGVVALTRSGDRVHAYLGGESDHFFTSAFIFVGLLVVLGVVAAVALWQWTPHRGPVLVAALSAGCAVATAVAAGVGAALAHWRFGSLDIAGAPVTPDNRVHYVVEAASVFFGHTPLQIAGTILFPAAMAAMVYALIAVSTVRDDLGAWPPVQTPTYPVIPPVISSPGA
- a CDS encoding helix-turn-helix transcriptional regulator, with the protein product MRYIRQPPSVALRNSVDHLWCIADGPTYSAERILPTGTTELVINLSADAVTITNHQGSQRFSGTVVSGPYARPFDIDASEHTAMVGVHFKPGGVRAVLGVSPDELLGAHINLDAVWNGAVADLRSEVCAAKSITQRLAIVERALLARLHDDRELTREVAFAVNTLSLGRQPPIEKLAREVGFSHRRLIQLFTTQVGMPPKRFARLQRFRHAHDAVSGALSAPHWSIFATEHGYADQSHMIREFQEFSGMTPAEQLRRSGYVAKDDHIALEP
- a CDS encoding VOC family protein; amino-acid sequence: MSGSITYRTGAVRYQVTDVERAVAFYTEHLGFDIALRGGPAFASVANGHLTLFLSGPGSSGARQLPDGTPQTPGGNNRFVLEVDDLDAAITELRGAGIVFRNTVETGPGGRQIQLSDPDGNPVELFEAAAVKPQVN